The following proteins are co-located in the Flectobacillus major DSM 103 genome:
- a CDS encoding RagB/SusD family nutrient uptake outer membrane protein: MRKRYIKVCLLIALGLIGQSCSDFLDKEPLGKETEETYFNDPNNAVLAVNAIYDVTGWEEGPGYNNNGVGANLEWMYGDVMSDDAEKGSTTNDFQALQELKDWTANSANDIAKGLWSNAFAGIYRANNVLKNLEKANISASLKDRLTGEATFLRAYFYFYLARVYGGVPLFTEPVKPSEYTTTKRATLGETFKFIEDDLKKAATLLPEKSEYSPADLGRATKGAANAYLARLIAYEIGTDNTAKHTWQDVYDVTSTIIASGQYSLTANYAEIQEDEGENNVESIFEIQEAESTNSWGAIKIGTSSNIFQNNRSTWGWGFNNPTTSLVAEFENGDPRKAVTVYTKGDVVLGTKVEDILYPSGNMTNYLNRKAAIVKPSEGKEAGQNIRKIRYADVILLKAEAAANTGKEQEARDLVNQIRTRAKNATAPKGSKEGSMTYDALVVSSGTLPLVGTSVTGKALLEAIWHERRVEFGMEALRFWDLVRTGRYLSALTATRRVACEKHTIKDGVVNPVPVLPIPLNEQQSWGLAQNPGY, from the coding sequence ATGAGAAAAAGATATATAAAAGTTTGTCTATTAATAGCTTTAGGGCTTATTGGGCAAAGTTGTTCTGACTTTTTAGATAAAGAACCGCTAGGGAAAGAAACCGAAGAAACGTATTTTAACGACCCCAACAATGCCGTTTTAGCCGTAAATGCCATTTACGATGTAACAGGATGGGAAGAAGGCCCAGGATATAACAATAATGGCGTAGGGGCTAACCTTGAGTGGATGTACGGCGATGTGATGTCGGACGATGCCGAAAAAGGGAGTACTACCAACGACTTTCAAGCTTTACAAGAACTCAAAGACTGGACTGCCAACTCGGCCAATGATATAGCCAAAGGACTTTGGTCAAATGCCTTTGCTGGTATATATAGAGCCAACAACGTATTGAAAAACCTTGAAAAAGCCAATATTTCGGCCTCGCTAAAAGACCGACTTACAGGTGAAGCTACTTTCTTACGTGCTTATTTTTACTTTTACTTGGCTCGTGTATATGGTGGTGTGCCTTTGTTTACCGAACCCGTAAAGCCATCTGAATATACAACAACTAAACGTGCTACTTTGGGCGAAACATTCAAGTTTATTGAAGACGACCTCAAAAAAGCTGCTACTTTGTTGCCCGAAAAAAGCGAATATAGTCCAGCCGATTTAGGACGTGCTACCAAGGGTGCGGCTAACGCTTATTTGGCTCGCTTAATTGCATACGAGATTGGTACAGACAACACCGCAAAGCATACTTGGCAAGATGTATATGATGTAACCAGTACTATTATTGCTTCTGGACAATACAGTTTGACAGCTAACTATGCCGAAATTCAGGAAGATGAAGGCGAAAATAATGTAGAATCTATTTTTGAAATTCAAGAAGCTGAATCAACTAATTCATGGGGAGCTATCAAAATAGGTACATCAAGTAATATCTTCCAAAATAACCGTAGTACATGGGGATGGGGCTTCAACAACCCTACTACGTCGTTGGTAGCTGAATTTGAAAACGGCGACCCAAGAAAAGCCGTAACCGTTTATACAAAAGGCGATGTTGTGTTAGGTACTAAGGTGGAGGATATTCTTTATCCTTCTGGCAATATGACTAACTACCTCAATCGCAAGGCTGCTATTGTGAAGCCTTCCGAAGGAAAAGAGGCTGGCCAAAATATCCGTAAAATACGCTATGCCGATGTGATTCTTTTAAAAGCTGAGGCCGCCGCCAATACAGGAAAAGAACAAGAAGCTCGTGATTTGGTTAATCAGATTCGTACACGTGCCAAAAATGCTACCGCTCCAAAAGGCTCAAAAGAAGGTTCTATGACTTACGATGCCCTAGTGGTTTCTTCTGGAACTTTGCCATTGGTTGGTACTTCTGTTACAGGCAAAGCCTTGTTAGAGGCTATCTGGCATGAGCGACGTGTCGAATTTGGCATGGAAGCTCTTCGTTTCTGGGATTTGGTAAGAACAGGACGTTATTTAAGCGCATTGACAGCAACTCGTCGTGTGGCTTGCGAAAAACACACTATTAAAGATGGTGTTGTAAACCCTGTGCCTGTTTTGCCAATTCCATTGAACGAACAACAAAGCTGGGGGCTTGCCCAAAACCCTGGTTATTAA
- a CDS encoding SusC/RagA family TonB-linked outer membrane protein: MKKLLFFCFLFLSSIITTLAQGQKTVTGKVTDGNGEALPGVTVRVKETQVGTATNVQGQFTIKVAETAKTLVFSSVGFQSKEIAIGGRSTIDVALASDTKSLDEVVVVGYGTQKKSDLTGSVATVKSEQLVQVATPNVVQALQGRVAGVDVSSESGEPGAGARIRIRGVGTINNSDPLYVVDGFQTGDISFLAPGDIETMEVLKDASATAIYGSRGANGVVLITTKRGKKSEKAQFTFDAYSGVQDAARKIKMLNASEYATLRLEAFANDGTTLPADNNILNRLTYAKEGGFRGTDWQSEVMSSQALISNYSLNVLGGTEKSRYSLTGTIFSQDGLIKNSGMKKYFLRFNNDLQLAKWLTSGVSIAFSRFDKTYYNSDLYSGVLTTALAADPITPAWDKNTNNWGRADMSATNNPARSVDELKNNKGYGSLINGNIYAEAKFLKDFTFRSQLGINYNNTHNKSYSPKFFIATDEARDRSSLWERRGESAQWVLSNYATYNKTIKDHSFGVMLGTEAQQNQYKDMEVTAYDVPNDASQFYLSAAKNASEYTVKSNQSDESILSFFGRANYNYKSRYLLTATIRRDGSSRFLGANRWGTFPSFAFGWNVTEEDFMKDITAVNNLKVRAGWGQVGNQNSASNYGYVTTMQGNNLYTFNGQTVAGFAPEVSSNPELKWETTTSSNIGVDASFLENKLSLTADYFIKTTSDMIVAVPIPIYAGIGAANVNAGSVENKGIELALTYRNQVGDFRYEVTGNFTKINNKVTSLGGGAPIESGNVSKVGNTTITEVGQAIATFYGLKTDGIFHTEEELKAYVNSKGEPIQPEARVGDVKFVDLNNDGAIDGKDRTYLGSGTPDFSYGITTNFSYKGFDLKLFFQGVQGAEVVNALTFTNQKGNLGANMIAERLNRWTPTNTNTNEPRVTEADPNNNYRFSDRYVEDGSYFRFKNVTIGYTLPNALLSKIGVRTTRVYVSADNLFTFTKYKGYDPEVGSYYGSPLGYGVDVGTYPPARTFRVGLNLGF, from the coding sequence ATGAAAAAACTACTATTCTTTTGTTTTCTGTTTTTGAGTAGTATTATTACTACTTTGGCTCAGGGGCAAAAGACCGTCACAGGAAAAGTGACAGATGGTAACGGTGAGGCTCTACCAGGAGTAACAGTTAGGGTAAAGGAAACACAAGTAGGAACAGCTACCAATGTTCAAGGACAGTTTACCATCAAAGTTGCTGAAACCGCCAAAACATTAGTATTCTCTTCGGTGGGCTTTCAGTCAAAAGAAATAGCTATTGGTGGGCGTTCTACCATAGATGTAGCTTTGGCAAGCGACACCAAATCACTCGACGAAGTGGTAGTGGTGGGTTATGGTACTCAAAAGAAAAGCGATTTAACGGGTTCGGTAGCTACCGTAAAGTCTGAGCAGTTGGTTCAAGTGGCTACGCCCAATGTAGTACAAGCTTTGCAAGGACGTGTTGCTGGGGTAGATGTTTCTTCTGAGTCGGGTGAGCCTGGTGCTGGAGCTCGTATTCGTATTCGTGGGGTAGGTACTATCAACAACTCTGACCCATTATATGTAGTAGATGGTTTTCAAACAGGTGATATTTCATTTTTAGCTCCTGGCGATATCGAAACAATGGAGGTATTGAAAGATGCTTCGGCTACAGCTATTTATGGTTCGCGTGGAGCCAATGGCGTAGTGCTGATTACAACCAAAAGAGGTAAAAAATCTGAAAAAGCTCAGTTTACCTTCGATGCTTATTCGGGTGTACAAGATGCCGCTCGTAAAATCAAGATGTTGAATGCCTCTGAATATGCTACATTGCGTTTGGAAGCTTTTGCCAATGATGGTACTACTCTTCCTGCCGACAACAATATATTGAACCGTTTAACTTACGCCAAAGAGGGTGGTTTTAGGGGTACCGACTGGCAAAGTGAAGTGATGAGCTCGCAAGCTTTGATTAGCAATTATAGCTTAAATGTTTTGGGTGGTACAGAAAAAAGCCGTTATAGCCTAACAGGAACGATTTTCTCGCAAGATGGTTTGATTAAAAACTCAGGTATGAAAAAATACTTCTTACGTTTTAATAACGATTTGCAATTGGCCAAATGGTTGACTTCAGGAGTATCTATTGCTTTCTCAAGATTTGATAAAACCTATTATAACAGCGATTTATACTCTGGCGTATTGACAACAGCGTTAGCCGCAGACCCTATTACACCTGCTTGGGACAAAAATACCAACAACTGGGGACGTGCCGATATGTCTGCTACCAACAACCCTGCCCGATCGGTGGATGAATTAAAAAACAACAAAGGGTACGGTAGCCTAATCAATGGTAATATTTATGCAGAAGCTAAATTCTTGAAAGACTTTACTTTCCGTAGCCAATTGGGTATCAATTATAACAATACACATAACAAAAGCTATTCGCCTAAGTTTTTTATTGCAACCGACGAAGCACGCGATAGAAGCTCGTTGTGGGAACGCCGTGGCGAGTCGGCTCAGTGGGTGTTGTCTAACTATGCTACTTACAACAAAACTATCAAAGACCATTCATTTGGGGTAATGTTGGGTACTGAAGCTCAACAAAATCAATACAAAGATATGGAGGTTACGGCATACGACGTACCTAACGATGCCTCGCAGTTTTATTTGTCGGCTGCCAAAAATGCTAGCGAATACACTGTAAAAAGTAACCAATCGGACGAATCAATTTTGTCGTTTTTTGGTAGAGCCAACTACAACTACAAAAGCCGCTATTTATTAACAGCCACAATTCGTCGTGATGGTTCTTCTCGATTCTTGGGGGCTAATCGCTGGGGTACATTTCCGTCGTTTGCTTTTGGCTGGAACGTAACAGAAGAAGATTTTATGAAAGACATAACTGCCGTAAATAACCTAAAAGTACGTGCAGGATGGGGACAAGTAGGTAACCAAAACAGTGCAAGTAATTATGGCTATGTAACTACAATGCAGGGCAATAACCTTTATACCTTCAATGGACAAACTGTTGCAGGTTTTGCACCAGAGGTATCTAGCAACCCCGAATTGAAATGGGAAACTACCACAAGCTCAAATATTGGGGTAGATGCTTCGTTCTTAGAAAACAAACTTTCTTTGACGGCCGATTATTTTATCAAAACTACATCCGACATGATTGTAGCAGTACCTATTCCTATTTATGCAGGTATTGGGGCAGCTAATGTAAATGCAGGTAGCGTAGAAAATAAAGGGATTGAATTGGCACTTACTTACCGTAATCAAGTGGGTGATTTTAGATATGAAGTAACAGGTAACTTTACTAAAATTAACAACAAGGTAACGTCGTTGGGTGGCGGTGCTCCAATTGAATCTGGAAACGTTTCTAAAGTAGGTAATACGACTATTACTGAGGTAGGACAAGCTATTGCTACTTTTTATGGCCTTAAAACCGACGGAATTTTCCATACTGAAGAAGAATTAAAAGCTTATGTCAACAGCAAAGGTGAGCCAATTCAGCCAGAAGCTCGTGTAGGCGATGTGAAATTTGTGGATTTGAACAACGACGGCGCTATTGATGGCAAAGACCGTACCTATTTAGGTTCGGGAACACCTGATTTCTCGTATGGTATTACTACTAATTTTTCTTATAAAGGCTTCGACCTAAAACTTTTCTTCCAAGGTGTACAAGGTGCAGAAGTAGTAAATGCTTTGACATTTACTAACCAAAAAGGAAACTTAGGCGCAAATATGATTGCTGAACGCTTGAACCGTTGGACACCAACTAATACCAATACCAACGAGCCAAGAGTAACAGAAGCTGACCCTAACAACAACTACCGCTTTAGCGACCGATACGTAGAGGATGGTTCTTATTTCCGTTTCAAAAACGTAACAATAGGCTATACATTGCCCAATGCTCTTCTTTCTAAAATTGGGGTACGTACTACACGTGTATATGTGTCGGCCGATAACCTATTTACCTTCACCAAATACAAAGGTTATGACCCAGAGGTTGGTTCATACTATGGAAGTCCACTAGGATACGGTGTTGATGTAGGTACATATCCACCTGCTCGTACATTCCGTGTGGGTTTAAATCTTGGTTTTTAA
- a CDS encoding helix-turn-helix domain-containing protein: protein MTKIIREITPLTQSDCFTFFSRVKKEFNFPLHTHEEFELNFIMNAKNAKRIVGDHTDVIEDLELVLVGSNLPHAWFTHQCQSEEIKEVTIQFHRDLFDDKFLKRNQLSFIRALLERSAKGILFSPETALALKPRFLNLHQKSGFDSVLELMSILHDLSISRNMRTLSNTSFSNESLSYNSRRIEKAFEYMQANYDKNITLEEMSKLVGMTEVSFSRFIKKRTGKTFIDSLNEIRIGHASRLLIDTTHTIAEISYQTGFNNLSYFNRIFKARNGCTPKEFREDFSGTRTFI, encoded by the coding sequence ATGACAAAAATTATACGTGAAATAACACCACTAACACAAAGTGACTGCTTCACATTCTTTTCTAGGGTAAAAAAAGAATTTAATTTCCCTTTACATACCCACGAAGAATTTGAACTAAACTTTATCATGAATGCCAAAAATGCAAAACGTATTGTAGGCGACCATACCGATGTTATCGAAGATTTAGAGCTGGTATTGGTGGGTAGCAACTTACCTCATGCTTGGTTTACGCATCAGTGTCAGAGCGAGGAGATCAAGGAGGTTACCATTCAGTTTCACCGTGATTTATTTGATGATAAATTCCTAAAACGCAATCAATTAAGCTTTATTCGGGCTTTGTTAGAGCGTTCGGCAAAGGGTATTTTGTTTTCGCCCGAAACGGCTCTGGCTCTTAAACCAAGGTTTCTAAACTTGCACCAAAAAAGCGGCTTTGATTCGGTTTTGGAATTGATGTCTATTTTGCACGATTTGTCGATTTCTAGAAATATGCGAACCTTGTCAAACACTTCTTTTTCTAACGAATCGCTTTCATACAATAGCAGAAGAATTGAAAAGGCTTTTGAATACATGCAGGCTAATTATGATAAAAATATTACCCTAGAAGAAATGTCGAAGCTAGTAGGTATGACCGAGGTATCTTTTAGTAGGTTTATAAAAAAACGTACTGGCAAAACCTTTATCGACAGCCTAAACGAAATAAGAATAGGACACGCTTCTCGCCTTTTGATAGATACTACTCATACGATTGCTGAAATATCCTATCAAACGGGTTTTAATAATTTGTCATATTTTAATCGAATTTTCAAAGCCCGTAATGGCTGTACTCCAAAAGAATTTAGAGAGGATTTTTCTGGTACTCGAACTTTTATTTAG
- a CDS encoding aspartate aminotransferase family protein, translating to MTQRELFLKNVAQTSDFPLALEIERAEGLYLYGKNGKPYMDLISGIGVSNVGHRHPKVVEAIKNQVDKYLHLMVYGEYVQTPQVQLAAALAETLKASAGERAPLDNVYFTNSGTEAIEGAMKLAKRYTNKPEIISCYNAYHGATQGALSLSGSENFKRNFRPLLPMMRNIRHGNFDDITHITTQTAAVIIEVIAGEAGVRVPDKAYFKALRARCDETGTLLVFDEIQSGFGRTGTFWAFEQFGAYPDILTTAKGMGGGMPIGAFIANHEVMGVFKNNPILGHITTFGGHPVSAAASLATLQVIQSEKLYEYVTPKADLIKSLLVHPIIREVRNQGLMMAVEFENFDVLKPVIDRAIEKGVITDWFLFCDNSMRIAPPLIISDEEIRKACQILLESIDAL from the coding sequence ATTACGCAGAGAGAGTTATTCTTAAAGAATGTTGCCCAAACGTCTGATTTTCCCTTGGCGTTGGAAATAGAGCGTGCCGAAGGACTGTATTTGTACGGAAAAAATGGCAAGCCTTATATGGATTTGATTTCGGGAATTGGCGTTTCTAATGTTGGGCATAGGCATCCAAAGGTAGTTGAAGCTATCAAAAACCAAGTTGACAAGTACCTACACCTGATGGTTTATGGCGAATACGTGCAAACGCCCCAAGTACAATTGGCGGCAGCTTTGGCCGAAACCCTAAAAGCATCGGCAGGCGAACGAGCCCCTTTAGATAATGTTTATTTTACGAATTCGGGAACTGAAGCTATTGAAGGTGCAATGAAATTGGCCAAGCGATATACCAACAAACCCGAAATTATTTCGTGCTACAATGCTTATCATGGAGCTACACAAGGTGCATTGTCATTGTCGGGGAGCGAAAACTTTAAGCGCAATTTTAGGCCATTGTTGCCCATGATGCGTAATATCAGGCATGGTAATTTTGATGATATTACTCATATTACTACTCAAACGGCTGCGGTTATTATCGAGGTTATTGCAGGCGAGGCAGGAGTGCGTGTACCCGATAAAGCATATTTTAAAGCACTAAGGGCCAGATGTGACGAAACAGGTACGTTGCTGGTATTCGACGAGATTCAGTCGGGATTTGGAAGAACAGGTACTTTTTGGGCATTTGAACAATTTGGTGCTTATCCAGATATTCTTACTACAGCCAAAGGAATGGGAGGCGGTATGCCTATTGGAGCGTTCATTGCCAACCATGAGGTAATGGGAGTGTTTAAAAATAATCCGATTTTAGGACATATTACTACCTTCGGAGGGCATCCAGTGTCGGCGGCAGCTTCATTGGCTACTTTGCAGGTTATTCAGTCAGAAAAGCTATATGAATACGTAACTCCCAAAGCCGATTTGATTAAATCGTTATTGGTGCATCCAATTATCAGGGAAGTTCGTAACCAAGGATTGATGATGGCCGTAGAGTTTGAAAATTTTGACGTACTCAAACCAGTCATCGACCGTGCAATTGAAAAAGGCGTTATTACCGACTGGTTCTTGTTTTGTGATAATTCTATGCGAATAGCTCCACCGTTGATTATTTCCGACGAAGAAATTAGAAAAGCTTGTCAAATACTATTGGAAAGTATCGACGCTCTTTAA
- a CDS encoding type 1 glutamine amidotransferase yields MKERPLRIAILDMYNNVPNEGMRCILNLLKSFEEHEHIAIDYQIFNVRAENTVPDLTYDIYISTGGPGSPLPSDEPWEKPYFDFIDAVFAHNISDVVLKGQASRKYMFLICHSFQLVSRYLGIGTVSKRRSTSFGVFPVHRIEASGSEPYFEGLPEPFYVVDSRDYQLVRPNLKRIKSLGISILRLEKERPHVNLERAIMAIRFSDEVFGTQFHPEADGEGMLRYLQTDEKRHAVVKSHGLAKYNSMVEHLADPDKIMLTESVIIPRFLKNAANAILQNTTIQ; encoded by the coding sequence ATGAAAGAAAGACCACTTCGTATTGCGATTTTAGATATGTATAACAACGTTCCAAATGAAGGAATGCGTTGTATTTTGAATTTACTGAAAAGCTTTGAAGAACACGAGCATATTGCAATAGATTATCAAATTTTTAATGTAAGAGCCGAAAATACTGTTCCTGATTTAACCTACGATATTTATATTTCTACAGGTGGGCCGGGTAGTCCGTTGCCTTCCGACGAACCTTGGGAAAAGCCCTATTTCGATTTTATCGACGCTGTGTTTGCTCATAATATTTCCGATGTAGTCCTGAAAGGACAAGCTAGTCGAAAATACATGTTTTTGATATGTCATTCTTTCCAATTGGTGTCGCGTTATTTGGGCATAGGAACAGTTTCTAAACGTAGAAGTACTTCTTTTGGCGTATTTCCTGTACATCGGATTGAGGCTTCGGGTTCAGAACCTTATTTTGAAGGCTTGCCCGAGCCATTTTATGTTGTCGACTCTAGGGATTATCAGTTGGTACGTCCCAACTTAAAGAGGATTAAGTCGTTGGGAATTAGTATTTTGCGATTAGAAAAAGAACGCCCACACGTTAACTTAGAGCGAGCTATCATGGCGATTCGCTTTTCTGATGAAGTGTTTGGGACACAGTTTCATCCCGAGGCCGACGGTGAAGGTATGTTGCGTTATTTGCAAACAGACGAAAAGCGTCATGCAGTCGTAAAATCGCATGGGTTGGCAAAATATAATAGTATGGTTGAGCATCTGGCCGACCCCGATAAAATTATGCTGACCGAATCGGTAATTATTCCCCGATTTTTGAAAAATGCAGCTAATGCTATTTTACAAAATACAACGATTCAATAA
- a CDS encoding carboxylate-amine ligase: MPLFTLGIEEEFQTIDPVTRDLRSHMSKIVEGGKISLQERVKAEMHQAVVEVGTNICYNIQQAREEVIFLRKHIIELADAQNLQVAAAGTHPFADWQDQLITDNPRYDALIDEMRDVARGNLIFGLHVHVGIENRNQGLQILNAVRYFLPHIYALSTNSPFWCGRNTGFKSYRSKVFDKFPRTGIPEFFSSASEYDDYVNLLVKTNCIDDGKKIWWDIRLHPYFDTIEFRICDIPMRADETICLAALMQALVAKIYKLLKQNLNFRSYRRVLINENKWRAARYGIQGKLIDFGKQEEVPYRNLCDELLDFVDDVLDDLGSRQEVEYIKQILDHGTGADRQLAVFEQTQDLKKVVDYIVEETKQGIF, translated from the coding sequence ATGCCTTTATTTACACTAGGAATTGAAGAAGAATTTCAGACAATCGACCCTGTTACTAGAGATTTGCGTTCGCACATGAGTAAAATTGTGGAAGGCGGTAAAATATCGTTGCAAGAAAGAGTAAAGGCCGAAATGCACCAAGCTGTAGTGGAGGTTGGTACGAATATTTGTTACAATATCCAGCAAGCAAGAGAAGAGGTCATCTTTTTAAGAAAACATATTATTGAACTTGCCGATGCCCAAAATCTACAAGTAGCCGCTGCGGGTACGCATCCTTTTGCCGATTGGCAAGACCAACTCATTACCGACAACCCACGATACGATGCCCTCATCGACGAAATGCGTGATGTTGCCAGAGGAAATCTTATTTTTGGTTTGCACGTACACGTAGGTATCGAAAACCGTAATCAGGGGTTACAAATCTTGAATGCTGTGCGATATTTTTTACCCCATATTTACGCCTTATCTACCAATTCACCATTTTGGTGTGGGCGTAACACAGGCTTTAAGTCGTATCGCTCAAAGGTTTTTGATAAGTTTCCTCGTACAGGTATTCCCGAATTTTTTAGTTCGGCAAGCGAATACGACGATTATGTGAATTTGTTAGTAAAAACCAACTGTATCGACGACGGTAAAAAAATCTGGTGGGATATTCGCTTGCACCCCTATTTCGATACCATCGAATTTAGAATTTGTGATATACCAATGCGTGCCGATGAAACGATTTGCCTGGCGGCATTGATGCAGGCTTTGGTTGCCAAAATATATAAATTGCTCAAACAAAACCTCAATTTTAGAAGCTACCGCCGTGTACTTATCAACGAAAACAAATGGCGTGCGGCTCGTTATGGTATTCAGGGCAAGCTTATCGACTTTGGTAAGCAAGAAGAAGTGCCTTATCGAAATTTGTGCGATGAACTGTTAGACTTTGTAGATGACGTTCTCGACGACCTAGGAAGTCGACAGGAAGTAGAGTATATCAAACAAATCCTAGATCATGGTACTGGTGCCGACCGACAATTGGCGGTGTTCGAGCAAACACAAGATTTGAAAAAAGTCGTAGATTATATCGTAGAAGAAACCAAGCAGGGCATATTTTAG
- a CDS encoding ATP-grasp domain-containing protein, translating into MKKIGILHGMESTFPEAFVERVNQIAPKGIIAERAIIDKVVQGESSGYDVLIDRISQDVPFYRAMLKNTAMVGTAVINNPFWWSADEKFFNNALAVNVGVPVPKTVILPSKVRPDDTSDTSFRNLKFPMPWGDVFDYIGFPAYMKPHSGGGWKNVYKVRNPDELFNAYDETGQLVMLLQEEILFTDYFRCYCIGGKDVRIMPYEPRNPHHLRYDAQLPTGPAAKKLLATVKEYVLLLNKALGYDFNTVEFAVRDGVPYAIDFCNPAPDADVNSVGQENFDWVVETAAKFAIDRAKKHKPGKDNLTWGTFVQSSVVGADRSSIATFGKK; encoded by the coding sequence ATGAAAAAAATTGGTATCCTTCATGGAATGGAAAGCACTTTTCCAGAGGCATTTGTAGAAAGAGTGAACCAGATTGCTCCAAAAGGAATCATTGCTGAAAGAGCAATTATTGATAAAGTGGTACAAGGGGAGTCGTCGGGGTATGATGTGTTGATTGACCGTATTTCGCAGGATGTTCCTTTTTATAGAGCTATGCTCAAAAATACGGCAATGGTAGGTACAGCTGTTATCAATAACCCTTTTTGGTGGAGTGCCGATGAAAAGTTTTTTAACAATGCCCTTGCTGTAAATGTGGGTGTACCAGTCCCCAAAACGGTTATTTTGCCATCAAAAGTACGTCCAGACGACACTTCCGATACGTCGTTCCGAAATCTCAAGTTCCCGATGCCTTGGGGCGATGTTTTTGACTATATAGGATTTCCTGCCTATATGAAACCACACTCGGGTGGAGGTTGGAAAAATGTCTATAAAGTAAGAAATCCTGATGAATTATTTAATGCCTACGACGAAACTGGTCAATTAGTAATGCTTCTTCAGGAGGAAATTCTTTTTACTGATTATTTTAGATGCTACTGTATTGGTGGAAAAGACGTGAGAATAATGCCTTACGAGCCTCGTAACCCACATCATTTGCGATATGATGCTCAATTACCTACTGGGCCAGCCGCTAAAAAGCTGCTTGCTACCGTAAAAGAATATGTTTTGTTGCTGAACAAAGCTTTAGGATACGACTTCAATACTGTAGAGTTTGCTGTACGTGACGGTGTCCCTTATGCAATTGATTTTTGTAACCCTGCTCCTGATGCCGATGTTAATTCGGTTGGACAAGAAAATTTCGATTGGGTGGTTGAAACCGCAGCCAAGTTTGCAATAGATCGTGCCAAAAAGCATAAACCTGGCAAGGACAACCTTACTTGGGGTACATTTGTGCAGTCGTCGGTAGTAGGTGCCGATAGAAGTTCTATTGCAACATTTGGGAAAAAATAA
- a CDS encoding esterase family protein, with the protein MQERYIKYYSHHLGADNEMLIYGHWGYPVIVFPTTMGRYYEAKDFKLIDSAKSLIDGGKVKIYCPDSIDRYSWYGKHLHPSERIQNHIYYDNYLNDELIPAIQRECGVAKVAVAGCSFGGFHAANFAFRHPEKVSHLFTMGAAFDIRSFMDGFYNDNVFYNNPPDYLPNLNNPNLWQMNIVLGTCNADFCKPSNERLSGILASKGISHWLDIRWHGTHDWPIWREMFPEYLSRI; encoded by the coding sequence ATGCAAGAACGTTATATCAAGTACTATTCTCACCACTTGGGGGCCGATAATGAGATGCTGATTTATGGCCATTGGGGATATCCCGTAATTGTGTTTCCTACCACTATGGGGCGTTATTATGAAGCCAAAGATTTTAAGCTGATAGATTCTGCCAAAAGCTTGATAGATGGGGGAAAAGTTAAAATTTACTGCCCCGATAGTATCGATCGCTATTCATGGTACGGCAAGCATCTACATCCATCCGAACGCATCCAAAACCATATATACTACGATAACTACCTCAACGATGAGCTTATTCCTGCTATTCAACGAGAATGTGGCGTAGCCAAAGTGGCAGTAGCAGGCTGTAGTTTTGGTGGTTTTCATGCGGCTAATTTTGCCTTTCGCCATCCCGAAAAAGTATCTCATTTGTTTACAATGGGAGCTGCTTTTGATATACGCTCATTTATGGATGGCTTTTACAACGATAACGTTTTTTACAACAACCCACCCGACTATTTGCCCAATCTTAATAATCCTAATCTTTGGCAAATGAATATTGTATTGGGTACTTGTAATGCCGATTTCTGTAAACCCTCAAACGAACGCCTTTCGGGAATTTTGGCTAGCAAAGGTATTAGCCATTGGCTCGATATTCGCTGGCATGGTACACACGATTGGCCGATTTGGCGAGAAATGTTTCCTGAATATTTAAGTAGAATATAG